One stretch of Camelus bactrianus isolate YW-2024 breed Bactrian camel chromosome 19, ASM4877302v1, whole genome shotgun sequence DNA includes these proteins:
- the CASS4 gene encoding cas scaffolding protein family member 4 isoform X2 encodes MKVTTLLARALYDNHPDCSDELAFCRGDILTVLEQNVPESEGWWKCSLHGRQGLAPANRLQILREGPADKPGPPFPRGLEDTPASSQETYQVPTMLNPPPPSPVYEQMKSWVERPPPPTVQVYEFPDPPANARIICEKTLSFPKQAVFTIPRSARISLPALPSQVYDIPSQSRCPPALKEPGKQQLYDIPPSPQKAALGPPASRTNGQSVPLTSTIASRRGGCNTLPSPQKSEWIYDTPVSPEKADGRNTSLTSFVEESGRLAPPRYMSSFHSPPNIRAESHTPHPQRNVPMQKKLSLPEIPSYSFPPARVVLPLDKGVSYKVPSSFLIPRMEQQNTKPNIYDIPKAMPSVPPAWKELGKAHGPSESLKDHNSSWFSRQAASLSPEPDSSSISSSDSRASILSSCSSTSTDSSSSSFSEESAKELPLDLDLAKETLTALQHKVATSVAGLMHFVSRKWRFRDSLEANIDAIHRAADHVEESLREFLDFAHGVRGTASNLTDSNLQAKIRDQLQTISNSYQILLETKESLESCSWSLEVLVTDKVQNNPDDLERFVLVARMVPEDVKRFASIVIANGRLLFKPNFEKEDTMQLTPNAEFKLAKCIQLPRREIESYQRSVPINQQKENEHPPELLKKNETNVCEQKLPNLEEKENPILEQTLDENKDLETQNPSCLTRRPLSQQSPEKKIHLSEHCRLYFGALLKAISVFNRSLSSSQPPEIFIMQSKLVITVGQKLVDTLCKETQERDVRNEILCGSSRLCSLLKDLALATKHAVLTYPSPAALGQLQAEAEKLEQHTRQFRGTLG; translated from the exons ATGAAGGTGACT ACACTCTTGGCCAGGGCACTTTATGACAACCACCCTGACTGCTCCGATGAGCTGGCTTTCTGCAGAGGAGACATCCTGACCGTTTTGGAGCAAAACGTACCGGAAAGTGAGGGCTGGTGGAAGTGTTCACTCCATGGGAGGCAAGGCCTGGCCCCTGCCAACCGCCTCCAGATCCTCAGGGAGGGCCCTGCCGACAAGCCCGGCCCCCCTTTCCCGAGGGGTCTGGAAGACACTCCCGCCAGCTCCCAGGAGACCTACCAGGTGCCCACCATGCTCAACCCCCCGCCTCCCAGCCCCGTGTACGAGCAGATGAAGAGCTGGGTGGAGAGGCCCCCGCCTCCCACAGTCCAAGTCTATGAGTTCCCTGACCCACCTGCCAACGCCAGGATCATCTGTGAAAAGACTCTAAGCTTTCCAAAGCAG GCCGTTTTCACGATTCCCAGATCTGCTAGGATCTCGTTGCCAGCTCTGCCTTCCCAAGTGTACGACATACCTTCCCAGAGCCGGTGCCCTCCAGCCCTGAAG GAGCCAGGGAAGCAGCAGCTGTATGAcatcccccccagcccccagaagGCAGCACTCGGTCCCCCCGCCAGCCGAACAAAT GGCCAGAGTGTTCCCCTGACATCAACCATCGCCTCAAGGAGAGGCGGCTGCAACACGCTGCCCAGCCCTCAGAAGTCGGAATGGATTTATGACACGCCAGTGTCTCCGGAAAAGGCTGATGGGAGAAACACATCTCTAACCAGCTTTGTGGAAGAGTCAGGACGCTTGGCTCCCCCTAGGTATATGTCCAGCTTCCACAGTCCTCCAAACATCAGAGCAGAGTCCCACACACCACACCCGCAGAGAAACGTGCCCATGCAGAAAAAACTCAGTCTTCCAGAAATTCCTTCGTATAGCTTTCCACCAGCCAGGGTCGTGCTCCCTTTGGATAAAGGTGTCAGCTACAAGGTTCCTTCAAGCTTTCTGATTCCCCGCATGGAGCAGCAGAACACCAAGCCGAACATTTACGACATACCTAAAGCAATGCCAAGTGTCCCTCCAGCTTGGAAAGAGCTGGGAAAAGCCCATGGGCCTTCAGAGAGTCTCAAGGACCATAATTCCTCATGGTTCTCCAGACAGGCAGCATCGCTGTCTCCTGAACCAGACAGCTCATCCATTTCCAGTTCCGACAGCAGAGCCAGCATCCTGTCTTCATGCTCCTCTACCTCCACTGACTCTTCATCTAGCTCTTTCTCGGAGGAGTCAGCAAAAGAGCTCCCCTTGGACCTGGACTTGGCCAAAGAGACGTTAACAGCCCTGCAGCACAAGGTGGCCACCTCTGTCGCGGGCCTGATGCACTTTGTAAGTAGGAAGTGGAGGTTCAGAGACTCTCTGGAGGCCAACATCGACGCAATCCACAGGGCTGCCGACCACGTGGAGGAATCCTTGAGAGAGTTTCTGGATTTCGCCCACGGAGTCCGTGGGACCGCCTCTAACCTCACTGACAGTAACCTTCAGGCCAAAATTAGGGATCAGCTACAGACTATCTCCAACTCCTACCAAATCCTGCTAGAGACAAAGGAGAGCCTGGAGAGCTGCAGTTGGTCCCTGGAAGTCCTCGTGACCGACAAAGTCCAAAACAACCCAGATGACCTGGAAAGATTTGTCCTGGTGGCGCGGATGGTTCCGGAAGACGTCAAGAGGTTCGCCTCCATTGTCATTGCCAACGGGAGGCTCCTTTTCAAGCcaaattttgaaaaggaagataccATGCAGTTGACTCCAAATGCAGAATTTAAGCTTGCAAAATGCATCCAGCTTCCCCGAAGGGAGATTGAATCCTACCAAAGGAGTGTACCTATTaatcaacaaaaggaaaatgaacaccCCCCTGaactattaaagaaaaatgagacaaatgtcTGTGAACAG aagttGCCTAacctggaagagaaagaaaaccccaTCTTAGAGCAAACGTTGGATGAAAACAAAGACTTAGAAACACAG AATCCTAGCTGCCTTACCCGCCGGCCTTTGAGTCAGCAGAGTCCTGAGAAGAAAATCCACCTCTCTGAACACTGCCGCCTCTATTTCGGGGCGCTCCTCAAAGCCATCAGCGTGTTTAATAGAAGCCTCAGCAGCAGCCAGCCCCCCGAGATCTTCATCATGCAGAGCAAGCTGGTCATCACGGTGGGGCAGAAGCTGGTGGACACGCTGTGTAAGGAGACCCAGGAGAGGGACGTTCGCAATGAGATTCTCTGTGGCAGCAGCCGGCTGTGCAGCCTGCTCAAGGACCTGGCGCTGGCCACCAAGCACGCGGTGCTCACGTACCCAAGCCCCGCCGCCCTGGGGCAGCTCCAAGCCGAGGCCGAGAAGCTGGAGCAACACACGCGGCAGTTCAGAGGGACGTTGGGAtga
- the CASS4 gene encoding cas scaffolding protein family member 4 isoform X1, with amino-acid sequence MKGASVTDGAPKTLLARALYDNHPDCSDELAFCRGDILTVLEQNVPESEGWWKCSLHGRQGLAPANRLQILREGPADKPGPPFPRGLEDTPASSQETYQVPTMLNPPPPSPVYEQMKSWVERPPPPTVQVYEFPDPPANARIICEKTLSFPKQAVFTIPRSARISLPALPSQVYDIPSQSRCPPALKEPGKQQLYDIPPSPQKAALGPPASRTNGQSVPLTSTIASRRGGCNTLPSPQKSEWIYDTPVSPEKADGRNTSLTSFVEESGRLAPPRYMSSFHSPPNIRAESHTPHPQRNVPMQKKLSLPEIPSYSFPPARVVLPLDKGVSYKVPSSFLIPRMEQQNTKPNIYDIPKAMPSVPPAWKELGKAHGPSESLKDHNSSWFSRQAASLSPEPDSSSISSSDSRASILSSCSSTSTDSSSSSFSEESAKELPLDLDLAKETLTALQHKVATSVAGLMHFVSRKWRFRDSLEANIDAIHRAADHVEESLREFLDFAHGVRGTASNLTDSNLQAKIRDQLQTISNSYQILLETKESLESCSWSLEVLVTDKVQNNPDDLERFVLVARMVPEDVKRFASIVIANGRLLFKPNFEKEDTMQLTPNAEFKLAKCIQLPRREIESYQRSVPINQQKENEHPPELLKKNETNVCEQKLPNLEEKENPILEQTLDENKDLETQNPSCLTRRPLSQQSPEKKIHLSEHCRLYFGALLKAISVFNRSLSSSQPPEIFIMQSKLVITVGQKLVDTLCKETQERDVRNEILCGSSRLCSLLKDLALATKHAVLTYPSPAALGQLQAEAEKLEQHTRQFRGTLG; translated from the exons ACACTCTTGGCCAGGGCACTTTATGACAACCACCCTGACTGCTCCGATGAGCTGGCTTTCTGCAGAGGAGACATCCTGACCGTTTTGGAGCAAAACGTACCGGAAAGTGAGGGCTGGTGGAAGTGTTCACTCCATGGGAGGCAAGGCCTGGCCCCTGCCAACCGCCTCCAGATCCTCAGGGAGGGCCCTGCCGACAAGCCCGGCCCCCCTTTCCCGAGGGGTCTGGAAGACACTCCCGCCAGCTCCCAGGAGACCTACCAGGTGCCCACCATGCTCAACCCCCCGCCTCCCAGCCCCGTGTACGAGCAGATGAAGAGCTGGGTGGAGAGGCCCCCGCCTCCCACAGTCCAAGTCTATGAGTTCCCTGACCCACCTGCCAACGCCAGGATCATCTGTGAAAAGACTCTAAGCTTTCCAAAGCAG GCCGTTTTCACGATTCCCAGATCTGCTAGGATCTCGTTGCCAGCTCTGCCTTCCCAAGTGTACGACATACCTTCCCAGAGCCGGTGCCCTCCAGCCCTGAAG GAGCCAGGGAAGCAGCAGCTGTATGAcatcccccccagcccccagaagGCAGCACTCGGTCCCCCCGCCAGCCGAACAAAT GGCCAGAGTGTTCCCCTGACATCAACCATCGCCTCAAGGAGAGGCGGCTGCAACACGCTGCCCAGCCCTCAGAAGTCGGAATGGATTTATGACACGCCAGTGTCTCCGGAAAAGGCTGATGGGAGAAACACATCTCTAACCAGCTTTGTGGAAGAGTCAGGACGCTTGGCTCCCCCTAGGTATATGTCCAGCTTCCACAGTCCTCCAAACATCAGAGCAGAGTCCCACACACCACACCCGCAGAGAAACGTGCCCATGCAGAAAAAACTCAGTCTTCCAGAAATTCCTTCGTATAGCTTTCCACCAGCCAGGGTCGTGCTCCCTTTGGATAAAGGTGTCAGCTACAAGGTTCCTTCAAGCTTTCTGATTCCCCGCATGGAGCAGCAGAACACCAAGCCGAACATTTACGACATACCTAAAGCAATGCCAAGTGTCCCTCCAGCTTGGAAAGAGCTGGGAAAAGCCCATGGGCCTTCAGAGAGTCTCAAGGACCATAATTCCTCATGGTTCTCCAGACAGGCAGCATCGCTGTCTCCTGAACCAGACAGCTCATCCATTTCCAGTTCCGACAGCAGAGCCAGCATCCTGTCTTCATGCTCCTCTACCTCCACTGACTCTTCATCTAGCTCTTTCTCGGAGGAGTCAGCAAAAGAGCTCCCCTTGGACCTGGACTTGGCCAAAGAGACGTTAACAGCCCTGCAGCACAAGGTGGCCACCTCTGTCGCGGGCCTGATGCACTTTGTAAGTAGGAAGTGGAGGTTCAGAGACTCTCTGGAGGCCAACATCGACGCAATCCACAGGGCTGCCGACCACGTGGAGGAATCCTTGAGAGAGTTTCTGGATTTCGCCCACGGAGTCCGTGGGACCGCCTCTAACCTCACTGACAGTAACCTTCAGGCCAAAATTAGGGATCAGCTACAGACTATCTCCAACTCCTACCAAATCCTGCTAGAGACAAAGGAGAGCCTGGAGAGCTGCAGTTGGTCCCTGGAAGTCCTCGTGACCGACAAAGTCCAAAACAACCCAGATGACCTGGAAAGATTTGTCCTGGTGGCGCGGATGGTTCCGGAAGACGTCAAGAGGTTCGCCTCCATTGTCATTGCCAACGGGAGGCTCCTTTTCAAGCcaaattttgaaaaggaagataccATGCAGTTGACTCCAAATGCAGAATTTAAGCTTGCAAAATGCATCCAGCTTCCCCGAAGGGAGATTGAATCCTACCAAAGGAGTGTACCTATTaatcaacaaaaggaaaatgaacaccCCCCTGaactattaaagaaaaatgagacaaatgtcTGTGAACAG aagttGCCTAacctggaagagaaagaaaaccccaTCTTAGAGCAAACGTTGGATGAAAACAAAGACTTAGAAACACAG AATCCTAGCTGCCTTACCCGCCGGCCTTTGAGTCAGCAGAGTCCTGAGAAGAAAATCCACCTCTCTGAACACTGCCGCCTCTATTTCGGGGCGCTCCTCAAAGCCATCAGCGTGTTTAATAGAAGCCTCAGCAGCAGCCAGCCCCCCGAGATCTTCATCATGCAGAGCAAGCTGGTCATCACGGTGGGGCAGAAGCTGGTGGACACGCTGTGTAAGGAGACCCAGGAGAGGGACGTTCGCAATGAGATTCTCTGTGGCAGCAGCCGGCTGTGCAGCCTGCTCAAGGACCTGGCGCTGGCCACCAAGCACGCGGTGCTCACGTACCCAAGCCCCGCCGCCCTGGGGCAGCTCCAAGCCGAGGCCGAGAAGCTGGAGCAACACACGCGGCAGTTCAGAGGGACGTTGGGAtga